One Helianthus annuus cultivar XRQ/B chromosome 7, HanXRQr2.0-SUNRISE, whole genome shotgun sequence genomic region harbors:
- the LOC110936173 gene encoding UDP-glycosyltransferase 90A1, which yields MASTPLHVLLFPFMAKGHTIPILDLARLLLRRNATVTLFTTPANRQYVSASLSDTPTTIITLPFPDNIPGIPSGVESVDKLPSSSLFYSFVSSTKLMKSHFEQAIQALETPVTFMVTDGFFGWTLDSANIFNIPRLVYYGMSNFAITMFRVISLNPHLFDGKTDTDLVTVPEFPWMTATRLECDDATDRDSPLFKWRMEQVVATIKSYGLVTNSFFELEPVYAEYWNSNSAPKSWSVGPLCLAQERIKKESLSDQKPSWMVWLDKKLLELGVPVLYVAFGSQADICINQIEEIKLGLERSEVNFLWVVRRSEESFGPDDGFEERVKEKGIVVREWVDQREILEHESVKGFVSHCGWNSVLESICAGVPILAWPLAAEQPLNAKFVVEEMKIGMRVETCDGSVKGFVKWEGLKKNVKELMEGVKGKEVRKKVKEISDAAVEAVKEGGSSWRTLNELIVELQTKSLSP from the coding sequence ATGGCCTCTACACCTCTTCATGTCCTCTTGTTTCCTTTCATGGCCAAAGGCCACACCATTCCAATCCTCGACCTAGCTCGCCTCCTCCTCCGCCGTAACGCCACCGTCACTCTCTTCACCACACCCGCCAACCGCCAATACGTCTCCGCCTCCCTCTCCGACACACCCACCACAATCATCACCCTTCCCTTCCCTGATAACATCCCGGGCATCCCTTCGGGCGTAGAGAGCGTAGACAAACTCCCCTCCTCGTCCCTCTTCTATTCTTTCGTCTCGTCCACAAAACTAATGAAATCGCACTTCGAACAAGCGATCCAAGCATTGGAAACTCCGGTCACCTTCATGGTTACAGACGGCTTCTTTGGCTGGACACTGGACTCAGCAAATATATTCAATATCCCACGGCTCGTCTACTATGGAATGAGCAACTTCGCTATCACCATGTTCCGAGTTATCTCCCTCAACCCACACCTATTTGACGGAAAAACCGATACCGATCTAGTCACTGTCCCAGAATTCCCATGGATGACGGCAACTAGACTCGAGTGTGATGATGCAACAGACCGCGACAGCCCTTTGTTTAAATGGAGAATGGAACAAGTAGTTGCTACAATAAAAAGCTATGGATTGGTTACTAACAGCTTCTTCGAGCTTGAACCCGTGTACGCGGAGTATTGGAACTCAAACTCAGCACCAAAATCATGGTCTGTTGGTCCTTTATGTCTTGCGCAAGAACGAATAAAGAAAGAAAGTTTGTCTGACCAGAAACCATCATGGATGGTTTGGCTAGATAAAAAATTACTTGAGCTCGGGGTTCCGGTTTTATATGTGGCATTCGGGTCACAAGCGGATATATGTATAAATCAAATAGAAGAGATCAAGCTCGGGCTCGAAAGATCTGAAGTTAATTTCTTGTGGGTGGTGAGAAGAAGTGAAGAGAGTTTCGGGCCGGATGATGGGTTCGAGGAGAGAGTGAAGGAGAAAGGGATTGTGGTTCGAGAATGGGTGGATCAAAGAGAGATATTAGAGCATGAGAGTGTGAAGGGTTTTGTGAGTCATTGTGGATGGAACTCTGTGTTGGAGAGTATATGCGCGGGTGTGCCAATACTAGCATGGCCGTTGGCGGCTGAGCAGCCGCTAAACGCGAAGTTTGTGGTGGAAGAAATGAAGATTGGGATGAGGGTGGAAACTTGTGATGGGAGTGTGAAAGGTTTTGTGAAATGGGAAGGGTTGAAGAAGAATGTGAAGGAGTTGATGGAAGGTGTGAAAGGGAAGGAGGTCAGGAAGAAGGTGAAGGAGATTAGCGACGCCGCGGTTGAGGCGGTGAAAGAGGGTGGTTCGTCATGGCGGACTTTGAATGAGCTCATTGTTGAGCTTCAAACCAAGTCACTATCACCGTAA